In the Halorussus salinus genome, CTCAGTTACGAGTGCCGAGTTGGCATCTCGAACGACGAGCGTCCGGACTGAGGCCGCAGTTACGGGGACGATTGAAAATACCGGAGGTGCGATTTTAGGGTACGTGAACGCTACGGCAGCGTTCTACAATCGTGATGAGGAACTGTTAGATACGGCGATTGGCGATGTCCGGCTGTTACGTCCCGATGACGTGTGGGAACCGTGGCTCGTCTATCCGGGGGACGCCAGTGATATCGCGGAGGCTGAACTCCGCATTTCGAAAGCTGGCCGTCTGTCCCGGACGCCGTCTCCCGAGGGGGTCCGGGTACGGGAGAGTTCGATGGAAGTACCAACAGATGCCAGCAGTACAATCCGGGTCACGGGTCGGGTTGAGAATACGTCGGGGAGTTCTATCGACTATCTTGATGTCCGCCCACAACTGTACGCGGAAAACGGCCATGTGCTCGCGTCTGGTATCACGTCTGTAAACAACGTTCAACCTGACGACATCTGGCGATTTACCGTGCGTGTATACCTCCGGAATCCGGACTGGAAATCACGAATCCAGTCGCACGACGTTACGATTACGCAGTAGCACCGCCTCGAAAGACCACCGTTCGTTTTTGTAATTCATGACCACCAGCTTCAGCACCCAGTCCACCCTGCAAGTATCAGTAGACAAAACGAGCCTCGCAGCTGCTCGGAACGAGATTCAGTCGAGCATCGGAAGTGTCTCGGTGGGGGTAGATGCTTCGTCCGGAGCGTCCTCGTCGATAACCCGCGAGATAACGGGTCGCGAGCGAGGGATGACTCGACAACTGCTCACGGAGGCAAACGAGTTCGCTCGTGAGTCGCTCGACGTGGAGCGCCAACTCCTCGACCAACTCAAGAAACGACAAGCATCTGGCGGCGGCGGTGGGGGTGGCGGGATGGTTGGCACGGTCGGGCTGAGTAGTGTTCTCGGGTCGGTCGCAGCGCTCGCGAGCGGCGGGCTCATGGCGGGCGGCGTAGCGATTACCGCAGACCAACTCATCAATCATCGCGCGAACATCAACCCGGCGCACGTCATCGCAGGTGGAGCGTCTATCACGGCCGGGGCGTTGATTGCGTCGACCGCGACGGTGTCCTCGAGCGCGTTGGTCGGGACTGCGGCGAGTATCGCTCCGTCAGCGCTCGTGTCTGCGGCGGCCGTCATCCCGCCTGCGGCGTTGGT is a window encoding:
- a CDS encoding FxLYD domain-containing protein translates to MNRRMFLGAAVSTSGVLGLAGCAGTDSESDAADTETPQEEAVQPVESTTVSTPTPAADVSVTSAELASRTTSVRTEAAVTGTIENTGGAILGYVNATAAFYNRDEELLDTAIGDVRLLRPDDVWEPWLVYPGDASDIAEAELRISKAGRLSRTPSPEGVRVRESSMEVPTDASSTIRVTGRVENTSGSSIDYLDVRPQLYAENGHVLASGITSVNNVQPDDIWRFTVRVYLRNPDWKSRIQSHDVTITQ